One Campylobacter sp. RM16192 genomic region harbors:
- a CDS encoding phosphopantetheine-binding protein has translation MQNLINEIKELIIDSLNLEDMKPSDIDESAPLFNDGLGLDSVDALELGLAVQKRYGLILDSKTANLKEIFYSVETLTKYIFENRK, from the coding sequence ATGCAAAATTTAATCAATGAGATCAAAGAGCTGATTATAGATAGCCTAAATTTAGAGGATATGAAGCCTAGCGATATAGATGAGAGTGCACCACTTTTTAATGATGGCTTAGGGCTTGATAGCGTAGATGCTTTGGAACTTGGATTGGCAGTTCAAAAGAGATACGGGCTCATACTTGATTCAAAAACGGCAAATTTAAAAGAGATTTTTTATAGCGTTGAGACGCTTACGAAATATATTTTTGAAAATAGGAAATAA
- a CDS encoding acyl carrier protein has translation MTRDDIFQILKDALTELFEIEEDRIKPGTLIYEDLQIDSIDAIDMIDYIKRKTGYRLMPEDFKNVKTLDDIVKAVAKKFEA, from the coding sequence ATGACAAGAGATGATATTTTTCAAATTTTAAAAGATGCTTTGACCGAACTTTTCGAAATAGAAGAGGACAGAATAAAGCCAGGGACGCTCATATACGAAGATTTGCAGATAGATAGTATAGACGCTATAGATATGATTGATTATATCAAGAGAAAGACCGGATATAGGCTTATGCCTGAGGATTTTAAGAATGTAAAAACCCTTGATGATATTGTAAAAGCGGTGGCTAAGAAATTTGAAGCTTAG
- a CDS encoding lysophospholipid acyltransferase family protein, translating into MTIVRLGNGIMNLKHLFKQLVTGTLFAIFGLICMLGNMIFIPIVVFRLNKIKFIQNFARDTVWISWKIFIEITRVFGYLDYKYEIKTKLGKSAQMIVANHPSLLDVVFLISRVRRANCVVKGELEKNIFLFAAIKACNYIPNTQNEELLQKAVDALKKGESLIIFPEGTRTKDEIIFHKAAAYMAVKGASEMIAIGINMYPRSLRKKEPWYKTPDVVIKYEFKELFSLNLEDFKSQKPDPIRARKLHLYMSEIYKEEFKDAKFNQ; encoded by the coding sequence GTGACAATAGTTCGACTTGGCAATGGGATTATGAACCTTAAGCATCTCTTTAAGCAGCTAGTTACCGGCACGCTATTTGCTATTTTTGGACTTATATGCATGCTTGGAAATATGATTTTTATACCAATTGTGGTTTTTAGATTGAATAAGATTAAGTTTATTCAAAATTTTGCCCGCGATACAGTTTGGATTTCGTGGAAGATTTTTATAGAGATTACGAGAGTGTTTGGCTATCTTGATTATAAATATGAAATAAAAACTAAGCTTGGAAAAAGCGCTCAGATGATAGTAGCGAATCATCCTTCGCTTTTAGATGTGGTGTTTTTGATATCTAGAGTTAGACGCGCAAATTGTGTTGTTAAAGGAGAGCTTGAAAAAAATATATTTTTGTTCGCCGCTATAAAAGCTTGTAACTATATACCGAATACGCAAAATGAAGAGCTTTTACAAAAAGCCGTAGATGCTTTGAAAAAAGGCGAGAGCTTAATAATATTTCCAGAGGGAACAAGAACCAAAGATGAGATAATTTTTCATAAGGCGGCAGCTTATATGGCTGTTAAAGGAGCCAGTGAAATGATTGCAATAGGTATAAATATGTATCCAAGGAGTCTTAGAAAAAAGGAGCCTTGGTATAAGACACCAGATGTTGTGATAAAATATGAGTTTAAGGAGCTTTTTAGCCTGAATTTGGAGGATTTTAAAAGTCAAAAACCAGATCCAATAAGGGCTAGGAAGTTGCATTTATATATGAGTGAAATTTACAAGGAGGAATTTAAAGATGCAAAATTTAATCAATGA